The genomic window catgatggcaccgctgcactccaacctggtgacagagcaagaccgtctgtaaaacaaacaaaaaggaacaatATCCTAGTGCCTATTTCTTCCCTACCAAGCTGACagatgttgggggtgggggcctggggtGAAAACAGCCCTTCTCTATCTCAAGCACTTAACATGTTGAGAATTTGAAGTGGCTTCAATCTCATACATTTGATTCCTTTGTAGCTGGCTGCTACCAGAAATGGTTCTGATTCAGTTTTAAGAACTGtatccttggccgggcgcggtggctcatgcctgtaatcccagcactttgggaggccaaggcgggcgaatcacctgaggtcaggagtccgagaccagcctggccaacatggtgaaacctcatctctactaaaaatacaaaaattagtcgggtgtggtagcaggtgcctgtaattccagctactcaggaggctgaggaaggagaattgcttgaacccaggaggtgaaggttgcagtgagccgagatcgtgccattgcactccagcctggggaacaggagcaagactttgtctcaaaaaacaaacaaacaaacaaacaaaaacttagaaTAATTCTgaacaaatacaaatttttaattatgaataaaCCAGATTCATCTTCATCACAGTAATATGGCAATGGAATCTAGACTCTTGAATCAggagtaaaaaaatgaaaaaaaaatcaaataaaggaatagaaataTTAGAGATAGTAAAAGAGCTATCTGAATTTGagaaatgtatgttttaaatatatctaCCAAAGAACagtattttcagcattttttggGAGAAATACCATAAGATGTAAAGAGGTACCCACTTGGTGTAACAGCTATGAGGTCTGCCGAGTGTGAAGCTCCCCTCCTTTGCCTGCATAGGAATTGAGACATCCTATGGTTTCTGGGGCACAGGATCTGCAGGTCATAAGGGCAGGTTTTGAGGAAAATACCCATTTTTGAGTTGAATTTTTACTAAAAAGTTAGCATATCCTTTCTGATCTTGAATAAAGTTAAAGCTCCAGAAAAAGGGttttctaggccaggcatggtgcctcatgcctgtaatcccaacactttcggaggccaaggtgggcagatcagttgaggccaggagttcaagaccagcctggccaacatggtgaaactcgtatctactaaaaatacaaaaatcagccaggcatggtggggcatacttataatcctagttacttgggaggctgaggcacaagaaaagCTTGAATCTGGGGgcgcagagactgcagtgagccaagatcatgccactgcactccagcctgggcaacagagcaagactgtctccagaaaaaaaaaaaaaaaaaaaaaaaggtttctaaaTTTATGTAATTTCTCATTAATATATCTTTAGACTTTTTCCTTATTTCATACAAAACAGGTGTTTCCACACACTTAGGCTTTCCATCCATTTCACATGATACTTgatgaaaatatctttttatatcaCTTTATCCATATAACACTAGTGTTTTAAGAGAATACTGAAAATAGTCCAACTTTCAAATTTTAAGTGCAATAATTAGTATGGTTAATTGACATTTAGGAAGGGCATGTAATGTTCTTAGAAAAAGAACTTTATTTGGAATGTAAGATTTTATTGGGATAATAGTTCTTATGCCTTAAATTCCCTTAGTTCAAATAAACtaatgtcaaagaaaaaattatggcTGTTTTTACCAAAATTCACCACAATGTTATGATTACTCTCCAATATAACTTCAAGAtgttgaggaaaataaaacaggcagTCTCTGAAGTTTTTCCACAGGAACAGCATGCTAAGTGCTTcttttttgagttattttgtgACACTGAATCACCAAAGAAAGGCTTCCTATAGAGTTAACAGAAACTTCTCTTGGGCTGAAGGCTGCTTGTGGTTCCACGTGCAGTTTCTGTGAGAATGGATTCTTGTGTCAGCCATGGGTCACAACTTTCTGTGCACTTTCTGGTGCTGGATTAGGTGGCCGTGCTGGTTGAAGGCACGCCCACACTCCCCGCACTCGTAGGGCTTCTCGCCTGTGTGGATTCGCTGGTGCTGGATGAGCACTGAGTACTGGCTGAAGGCCTTCCCACAGCTATTGCACTCATAGGGCTTCTCGCCCGTGTGGGTCCTCAGGTGCACAATCAGAGTTGCTTTTAGGctgaaggctttgccacattctgtGCACTGGAAGGGCTTTTCACCCGTGTGGATTCTCTCATGCTGGATCAGAGACCGGCGTGCACTGAAGGCGTGCCCACATTCACCACACACATAGGGTTTCTCCCCAGTGTGGACTCTCTGGTGCTGGATCAGGTGTGAGTGCTGAACGAAGGCCTTCCCGCATTCGTAGCATGCATAGGGCTTTTCCTCGGTGTGGATCCGCTCGTGATTCATCAGGGTGGACCGGTGGCTGAAGGTCTTCCCACACTCACTGCACTCATAGGGCTTCTCCCCGGTGTGCACGTTGTGGTGCTGAATGAGGACTGAGCGGTCGCTGAAGGCCTTCCCACACTCGCTGCACGTGTAGGGCTTCTCCCCGGTGTGGATCCTTTGGTGCTGCAGCAGTGTCCTCTTCACACTGAAGGTTTTCCCACACTCATTGCACCTGTGAGGCTTCTCCCCAGTGTGTACCCTCTGGTGGCTCCGCAGGACAGTGCTATGgttgaaggctttcccacacaaTGGACACACGTACGGCCTTTCTCCCGTATGGATCCGCTGGTGCTGAATGAGATGTGAGAGCTGAGTGAAGGCTTTCCGACACTCAAGACATTCGTGAGGCTTCTCTCCCGTATGTATCTTGTGATGCTGAGCAAGATCTGAGCTCACTCTAAAGGCTTTTCCACACTCATTACACTCATAGGGCTTCTCACCTGTGTGAATTCTCCTGTGTTTACTAAGGACTGAGCTCTGGCTGAAGGCCTTCCCACACACATTGCACAcatagggcttctctccagtgtggatACGTTGATGCTGAAGGAGGTGAGAACTCCGGCCAAAGCACTTCCCACACTCAACACACATGTAGGGCCTCTCTCCACTAGGCACTGCCTGGTGTGGAGTGAGTGGCACGCTTTGGCTTAAGCCCTGAACTTCACGGTGGTCAACAGAGTTTGGACTCAGAAAGAAGCTTCgctttgtttcattattttcttgaTCAATCCTCCCCAAGGGTGTTTTCCCCAGAATCACTGTTTCCTCTGAAATTAATGGCTTCGGACTCAAGTCTGTATTTTGATTCTCTCCCTTGGTTTCACATTCTGAAAGAACAAatccaaaatgaaaatgttaacgCTACTCAAAACTGAAGAGCTAGTGCAACACTGAAACTGGCCTTGCTGATGAAGGTGCAAAATCCCTCAATGCACATGTCTGTGTGAGCTAGAGAGGAACAGAACCACCATAACTGTGTCAAACAACTAGAAATCTGAAGATAATGTTTCCAAACAGGAATGTGCCAAGGCTAATAGTGAGGTTTAAGAGAAAGGTGTAAACTCCAGTTTGAGGTCACACCCCTGTGTGGAGTCCACAGAACAGCAGGGCAACAGCCCAGTGGTGCCTGAGCCCTGCCCTCCCAGGGGTCCTCATGTGGACAGAGCTGAAATGCAGGCCCACATAACGTGGGTGCCCTGTGGGGCAGACAGCAGCACTTGGGCAGGCGTGAGGTGTGAGCTATTGTGAGCAAGTTGGGGGGTGCCATCTGGAGACCAATAGACATTGTACATGAGGTAGGGGTGGTGGTGCTGTTACCTCTTTGTGGAAAAtaattcctctctctctttttttttttttttttttgagacggagccttgctctgttatccaggctggagtgcggtggtgccatcttggctcactgcaacccccacctctcgggttcaagcaattctcgtgtctgagccttctgagtaactgggattacagacgcacgccaccatgcctggctaatttttgtatttttagtagagatggggttttgccgtgtcggccagactggtcttgaactcttgacctcaagtgattcacccacctcggtctcccaaagtactgggattacaggcgtgaaccaccgggCCTGCCATGTGGAAGATAATTTCATGTGCAGAATGC from Macaca mulatta isolate MMU2019108-1 chromosome 8, T2T-MMU8v2.0, whole genome shotgun sequence includes these protein-coding regions:
- the ZNF250 gene encoding zinc finger protein 250 isoform X1; the protein is MAAARLLPVPAGPQAKLTFEDVAVLLSQDEWDRLCPAQRGLYRNVMMETYGNVVSLGLPGSKPDIISQLERGEDPWVLDRKGAKKSQGLWSDYSDNLKCDHTTACTQDSLSCPWECETKGENQNTDLSPKPLISEETVILGKTPLGRIDQENNETKRSFFLSPNSVDHREVQGLSQSVPLTPHQAVPSGERPYMCVECGKCFGRSSHLLQHQRIHTGEKPYVCNVCGKAFSQSSVLSKHRRIHTGEKPYECNECGKAFRVSSDLAQHHKIHTGEKPHECLECRKAFTQLSHLIQHQRIHTGERPYVCPLCGKAFNHSTVLRSHQRVHTGEKPHRCNECGKTFSVKRTLLQHQRIHTGEKPYTCSECGKAFSDRSVLIQHHNVHTGEKPYECSECGKTFSHRSTLMNHERIHTEEKPYACYECGKAFVQHSHLIQHQRVHTGEKPYVCGECGHAFSARRSLIQHERIHTGEKPFQCTECGKAFSLKATLIVHLRTHTGEKPYECNSCGKAFSQYSVLIQHQRIHTGEKPYECGECGRAFNQHGHLIQHQKVHRKL
- the ZNF250 gene encoding zinc finger protein 250 isoform X3, whose protein sequence is MMETYGNVVSLGLPGSKPDIISQLERGEDPWVLDRKGAKKSQGLWSDYSDNLKCDHTTACTQDSLSCPWECETKGENQNTDLSPKPLISEETVILGKTPLGRIDQENNETKRSFFLSPNSVDHREVQGLSQSVPLTPHQAVPSGERPYMCVECGKCFGRSSHLLQHQRIHTGEKPYVCNVCGKAFSQSSVLSKHRRIHTGEKPYECNECGKAFRVSSDLAQHHKIHTGEKPHECLECRKAFTQLSHLIQHQRIHTGERPYVCPLCGKAFNHSTVLRSHQRVHTGEKPHRCNECGKTFSVKRTLLQHQRIHTGEKPYTCSECGKAFSDRSVLIQHHNVHTGEKPYECSECGKTFSHRSTLMNHERIHTEEKPYACYECGKAFVQHSHLIQHQRVHTGEKPYVCGECGHAFSARRSLIQHERIHTGEKPFQCTECGKAFSLKATLIVHLRTHTGEKPYECNSCGKAFSQYSVLIQHQRIHTGEKPYECGECGRAFNQHGHLIQHQKVHRKL
- the ZNF250 gene encoding zinc finger protein 250 isoform X2, which produces MAAARLLPVPAGPQAKLTFEDVAVLLSQDEWDRLCPAQRGLYRNVMMETYGNVVSLGLPGSKPDIISQLERGEDPWVLDRKGAKKSQGLWSDYSECETKGENQNTDLSPKPLISEETVILGKTPLGRIDQENNETKRSFFLSPNSVDHREVQGLSQSVPLTPHQAVPSGERPYMCVECGKCFGRSSHLLQHQRIHTGEKPYVCNVCGKAFSQSSVLSKHRRIHTGEKPYECNECGKAFRVSSDLAQHHKIHTGEKPHECLECRKAFTQLSHLIQHQRIHTGERPYVCPLCGKAFNHSTVLRSHQRVHTGEKPHRCNECGKTFSVKRTLLQHQRIHTGEKPYTCSECGKAFSDRSVLIQHHNVHTGEKPYECSECGKTFSHRSTLMNHERIHTEEKPYACYECGKAFVQHSHLIQHQRVHTGEKPYVCGECGHAFSARRSLIQHERIHTGEKPFQCTECGKAFSLKATLIVHLRTHTGEKPYECNSCGKAFSQYSVLIQHQRIHTGEKPYECGECGRAFNQHGHLIQHQKVHRKL